The candidate division KSB1 bacterium genome includes a region encoding these proteins:
- a CDS encoding MFS transporter, translating to MVTFGHFTTDFYNGFLAPLLPLIVVKLNLSLALAGLLLSIFSISSSLVQPITGVISDRLSRNYFLVFGPLITAIFMGLLGWVNRYSTLILILVMSGLGTAMFHPAGAAAVGTVNHCRKGFSMSVFNMAGALGVALGSLVIIPITDRYGIKSAIFTMLLSLIFSIYAGQFFLARKTDPVISEPMSQHQNRSKLNRLLLINLYLMVVIRATMVQSFAGFIPLYLTSKGESHVFGGTALAIFQLFTTTGILIGGYLFDRIGSKKTLQLSFVTVLPCALGFINLPMGSNLVCLALLGLFIQLSTSVNIVLGQQILPRQASLVSSIMMGMGWGASGLLMTPIGALADKIGLYWTLTLISFFSLVGMMLVKIFAIQQRRIVFQTV from the coding sequence CTGGTAACATTTGGTCATTTTACCACGGATTTCTATAACGGCTTTTTAGCTCCGCTGTTGCCGCTTATTGTCGTGAAATTGAATTTATCTTTGGCACTTGCAGGATTGTTATTATCGATCTTCTCGATTTCCAGCTCACTGGTTCAGCCGATCACTGGTGTCATCTCAGATCGATTGTCCCGAAATTACTTCCTGGTATTTGGCCCATTAATAACCGCAATCTTTATGGGATTGCTCGGTTGGGTAAATCGTTATTCCACATTGATCCTGATTTTGGTCATGAGCGGCCTCGGGACAGCGATGTTTCACCCCGCTGGTGCTGCTGCCGTGGGGACCGTGAATCATTGTCGCAAGGGATTTTCAATGTCAGTATTCAATATGGCTGGAGCATTGGGAGTTGCACTGGGAAGTCTTGTGATTATCCCGATTACAGATCGCTATGGTATCAAATCCGCCATTTTTACCATGTTGCTATCGCTTATTTTCTCGATCTACGCTGGTCAATTTTTTCTGGCTCGGAAAACGGATCCTGTGATCAGCGAACCAATGAGTCAGCATCAAAACCGCTCCAAACTAAATCGGTTATTATTGATCAATCTCTATTTGATGGTCGTGATTCGAGCCACCATGGTCCAATCATTCGCTGGTTTTATTCCCCTCTACTTGACGTCAAAAGGGGAGAGCCATGTGTTCGGCGGAACTGCGCTGGCCATTTTCCAACTTTTCACGACGACAGGAATTCTGATCGGAGGCTATTTGTTCGATCGGATCGGCAGCAAAAAAACGTTGCAGCTTTCATTTGTTACTGTCTTGCCATGTGCATTGGGGTTTATTAATCTTCCAATGGGAAGCAATCTGGTCTGTCTAGCGCTGTTGGGCTTGTTTATTCAATTATCGACATCAGTTAACATTGTTTTGGGACAGCAGATCCTTCCTCGGCAGGCAAGCTTAGTATCTTCGATTATGATGGGAATGGGCTGGGGAGCATCCGGCTTACTGATGACGCCGATCGGGGCGCTTGCCGACAAAATTGGATTATATTGGACCCTGACACTGATCAGTTTTTTCTCTTTGGTTGGAATGATGCTGGTCAAAATATTTGCCATTCAACAACGGCGAATAGTATTTCAAACCGTTTGA
- a CDS encoding ArgE/DapE family deacylase: MNLHRKINQYFQDHRKAIEQRIIELVTEMVRQRTVNVIPEKLPEHPYLRVRGEEYRVAEIVKRELSRLGIPFDEFARQRERPNIIGKLGKNVSGKRLLLPAHMDVVPAGEGWEHNAFDVVVKDGKLYGRGTNDNKGPLAAILLASAVIKQLELDQQLNGQLLIAALADEEAADPNGVDYGIGYLLEGRLINPTHAIVPDIGHEMREIDIAEKGRMVIRISAFGQQAHGSTPEKGINAIFMMAKLIPLLEQLQFEYHPHPLLGGPTLNLGEIHGGVAANVVPANCSIYLDIRTVPGMDRTGVLDQIHRCIDRIPGGNFQVEILSESLPFSVSADNELVKLIQKYTESELGFIATPMGMGGGTYAKNLIQHGVLTVGWGPGGDTAHIANEYIELLQLVDFARLSVLIAIDLLQ; the protein is encoded by the coding sequence ATGAACTTACATAGAAAGATTAATCAGTATTTTCAAGACCATCGCAAAGCGATTGAGCAGCGGATCATCGAATTGGTAACCGAGATGGTTAGGCAACGGACCGTGAATGTGATTCCAGAGAAATTGCCAGAACATCCCTATTTAAGGGTTCGTGGAGAGGAATATCGGGTAGCAGAGATTGTTAAACGGGAGTTATCGCGACTTGGTATTCCCTTCGACGAATTTGCCAGACAGCGAGAACGGCCAAACATTATCGGCAAGCTGGGGAAAAATGTCAGCGGCAAGAGATTGTTGTTGCCGGCGCACATGGATGTTGTTCCCGCAGGAGAAGGTTGGGAGCACAATGCATTCGATGTAGTGGTGAAGGATGGCAAATTATATGGCCGTGGCACGAATGATAACAAAGGCCCTTTAGCTGCAATTTTGTTGGCGTCGGCAGTGATCAAACAGTTGGAGCTGGATCAACAATTGAATGGGCAGTTGCTCATCGCTGCGCTGGCGGACGAGGAGGCTGCTGACCCAAATGGGGTTGATTATGGCATCGGCTATCTGTTGGAGGGGCGACTGATCAATCCGACTCACGCCATTGTGCCTGATATCGGGCATGAAATGAGAGAAATTGACATCGCTGAGAAGGGCCGAATGGTGATTCGGATCTCTGCTTTTGGTCAGCAGGCCCATGGCTCAACCCCAGAAAAGGGGATCAATGCCATTTTCATGATGGCGAAACTGATCCCTCTTTTAGAACAGCTTCAATTCGAATACCACCCTCATCCCCTGTTAGGAGGCCCGACTTTAAATCTTGGCGAGATCCATGGCGGGGTTGCTGCGAATGTGGTCCCAGCAAATTGTTCGATTTATTTGGATATTCGCACGGTCCCCGGCATGGATCGAACTGGGGTATTGGACCAGATCCATCGGTGCATCGATCGAATTCCCGGTGGCAATTTTCAAGTCGAAATTTTATCAGAAAGTCTTCCCTTTAGCGTTTCAGCTGATAATGAATTGGTAAAGCTGATTCAAAAATATACCGAATCGGAGTTGGGTTTCATTGCAACCCCGATGGGAATGGGCGGCGGCACGTACGCCAAAAATTTAATTCAGCATGGTGTTCTTACAGTCGGCTGGGGGCCAGGAGGAGATACAGCCCATATCGCCAATGAGTATATCGAACTGCTGCAATTGGTGGATTTCGCCCGGTTGTCGGTATTGATCGCCATAGACTTACTTCAATAG